The Pithys albifrons albifrons isolate INPA30051 chromosome 13, PitAlb_v1, whole genome shotgun sequence genome has a segment encoding these proteins:
- the LYSMD4 gene encoding lysM and putative peptidoglycan-binding domain-containing protein 4, with protein MRLNQSRTRPFQAPVTVHNYPGRQVYVFANGRSDSEESEEEELNVMELRPRGKEQQRGSASRDRPGDVVLLEREITQDDSLNKLALQYGCKVADIKRVNNFIREQDLYALKSIKIPVKPHGLLTEGRQELRPPPPAPPGLTRAEPPEPQPDPGPADGRRLSEYFRGIDRSIQDAVRVEVQRGTERCGEALERPLPEPGKRDTGNGADCGIQWWNAVVIMLLIGIVLPVFYIIYFKTQVLVGHTYNTTVTPNVSTAGSEGK; from the exons ATGAGGCTGAACCAGAGCCGGACGAGACCCTTCCAGGCCCCGGTGACGGTGCACAACTACCCGGGCAGGCAGGTGTACGTGTTCGCCAATGGCCGCTCCGACTCGGAGGAGtccgaggaggaggagctgaacGTGATGGAGCTGCGGCCGcgggggaaggagcagcagcgAGGCAGCGCTTCCCGGGACAGGCCTGGGGATGTGGTGCTCCTGGAGCGGGAGATCACTCAGGATGACAGCCTGAACAAGCTGGCCCTGCAGTACGGCTGCAAG GTTGCAGACATCAAACGTGTCAACAACTTCATCCGGGAGCAGGACCTGTACGCGCTGAAGTCCATCAAGATCCCGGTGAAGCCGCACGGGCTGCTGACGGAGGGCCGGCAGGAGctgcggccgccgccgcccgccccgcccgggcTGACCCGCGCCGAGCCCCCCGAGCCCCAGCCCGATCCCGGCCCCGCCGACGGCCGGCGCCTCAGCGAGTACTTCAGGGGCATCGACCGCAGCATCCAGGACGCCGTGCGGGTGGAGGTGCAGCGCGGCACGGAGCGCTGCGGGGAGGCGCTGGAGAGACCTCTGCCCGAGCCGGGCAAGCGGGACACCGGGAACGGCGCCGACTGCGGAATCCAGTGGTGGAACGCCGTCGTTATTATGCTCCTGATAGGAATCGTTCTGCCTGTGTTTTATATCatctattttaaaacacaagtcCTGGTGGGCCACACCTACAATACAACAGTAACCCCAAATGTTTCAACAGCTGGATCGGAAGGGAAATAA